One segment of Asaia bogorensis NBRC 16594 DNA contains the following:
- a CDS encoding complex I subunit 4 family protein: MMMLALPALVLIPFIGGLAAWLVGLRGASRAASVSSLITLVLMVILLAQVTLSALSGGASAGGWLGHFSMAWVPMLGINVRLDIDGLSLVMLWLNALISLPCALLSARNVADRAGLFHFLLLATVAGINGVFMATDLFLFFFFWELMLLPLFGVILIWGDAGRQRAALKFFLFTQGSGLLMLLAILGLVIVNAQRTGVITFDYFALSQTALIAPIAPVLMLGFFIAFAVKLPMVPFHSWLPDTYAASPAAASILLSGVLAKTGGYGLIRFVVMLFPGPAAHLAPIAMTLGVVGILYCAWLAVAQDDIKRLIAYSSISHLGFILLGVFSGTRIGMEGAIAQMVAHGLSTGALFVIAGLLEDRLGTRDMSRMGGLWPAMPQFSAFAMFFAAASLGLPGLGNFVGEYLVLMGTWQVSHTMTFFAAAGLVLSSVYSLTMMLRVFYGPKKTDAVAPLGAPSVPHLAVLGVAALLLLALGVYPQPVLNLSAPASPHVVSIAQEQAQ; this comes from the coding sequence ATGATGATGTTGGCACTTCCCGCTCTTGTTCTGATCCCCTTCATCGGGGGTCTTGCAGCCTGGCTTGTCGGGCTGCGCGGCGCCTCGCGCGCGGCGTCGGTTTCCTCGCTCATCACGCTTGTGCTGATGGTGATCCTGCTCGCGCAGGTCACACTCAGCGCGTTGTCAGGCGGTGCCAGCGCCGGGGGATGGCTTGGCCATTTCTCCATGGCCTGGGTGCCTATGCTGGGCATCAATGTCCGGCTCGACATTGACGGTCTGAGCCTCGTCATGCTGTGGCTCAACGCACTGATCTCCCTGCCTTGCGCGCTGCTCAGCGCACGCAACGTGGCAGATCGCGCAGGCCTGTTTCACTTCCTGCTGCTGGCAACGGTGGCCGGGATCAACGGCGTCTTCATGGCGACCGACCTGTTCCTGTTCTTCTTCTTCTGGGAGCTGATGCTCCTGCCGCTCTTCGGGGTTATCCTGATCTGGGGTGATGCAGGGCGCCAGCGCGCTGCGCTGAAGTTCTTCCTGTTCACGCAGGGAAGTGGCCTGCTGATGCTGCTGGCCATTCTTGGCCTTGTCATCGTCAACGCCCAGCGCACCGGCGTCATTACGTTCGACTACTTTGCCCTGTCACAGACGGCGCTGATTGCGCCCATCGCCCCGGTGCTGATGCTTGGCTTCTTCATCGCTTTTGCGGTCAAGCTGCCTATGGTGCCTTTCCATTCGTGGCTGCCAGACACCTATGCGGCATCGCCTGCCGCTGCGAGCATTCTGCTTTCGGGTGTTCTGGCAAAGACGGGTGGCTATGGCCTGATCCGCTTCGTGGTCATGCTCTTCCCCGGTCCTGCGGCGCATCTCGCACCCATCGCCATGACGCTTGGCGTGGTCGGTATCCTGTACTGCGCATGGCTTGCCGTGGCGCAGGACGATATCAAGCGCCTCATTGCCTATTCCTCCATCAGCCATCTTGGCTTCATCCTGCTGGGTGTGTTCTCGGGCACACGCATCGGTATGGAGGGTGCCATCGCCCAGATGGTGGCGCATGGTCTCAGCACGGGCGCTCTGTTCGTGATCGCAGGACTTCTGGAAGATCGTCTGGGGACGCGTGACATGTCGCGCATGGGCGGGCTCTGGCCTGCCATGCCGCAGTTCTCGGCATTTGCCATGTTCTTCGCTGCGGCCTCGCTTGGCCTTCCGGGGCTGGGCAACTTTGTCGGTGAGTACCTGGTGCTCATGGGCACATGGCAGGTCAGCCATACCATGACGTTCTTCGCAGCGGCTGGTCTGGTGCTGTCGTCGGTCTATTCGCTCACCATGATGCTGCGCGTCTTCTATGGTCCGAAAAAGACCGATGCCGTGGCACCGCTTGGTGCGCCTTCCGTGCCGCATCTCGCTGTCCTTGGTGTGGCAGCCCTTCTTCTCCTTGCGCTTGGCGTCTATCCGCAGCCGGTTCTCAACCTGTCGGCACCGGCCAGCCCCCATGTCGTGAGCATCGCTCAGGAGCAGGCCCAGTAA
- the nuoG gene encoding NADH-quinone oxidoreductase subunit NuoG encodes MAKIVIDGREVEARSDVNLLQACLEAGEDLPYFCWHPELGSVGACRQCAVKQYANADDTRGRIVMACMTPVTEGAIISVEDPEAKEFRGEVVEWLMTNHPHDCPVCEEGGECHLQDMTVMTGHRERRYRFDKRTHNNQELGPFVKHEMNRCIACYRCVRFYRDYAGGQDLGVFASHNNVYFGRHESGTLESPFSGNLIEVCPTGVFTDKPFSKMYSRKWDMRGAPSVCSNCATGCNTIINERAGKVRRTLNRYNDEVNRYFLCDRGRFGHGWVNAPTRLRSAGYVINGDMTPVPAQAALDHFGKIAASGKLVGIGSPRASLESNYALRKLVGAENFSTGMAEPQHSLVKLAASLLATGPARIATMHEMETADGALILGEDVSATSPRMSLALRQIKRTAFNKAADQARVPHWMDASVRTLGQDTISPLFVVSPTVTDLDGFAQDAIRAMPEDAARLGFAIAHRIDASAPDVTGLTEAEAASASLIAEALLAAEKPLLVSGLQYASAALLQATANIASALAAKGKTPLISFVLPEANSMGLALMDGLSLDEIAARAADATLIVLENDLSRRLDGAQFEALVGSAANLVVLDHSVTPTAIRSQITFPSAAYSETDGTLVSAEGRAQRFFQVVYPDAPLQAGWRWIADMAQAAGLSHVQPWGKLDDLIAEIAATMPVFARIPEAAPGSDYELEGTPLRSQTHRVSGRTAIRANISVRDIPPPSSPDTPLHSTMEGSYSTDMPGTLVPFYQVPGWNSEQSLNRFQQEIGGKMRGGDCGVRLVEGVANAAGSYAMDVPSAFAPRAGQFMLLPEARVFGTDEMSMMAQPIAERAAPAVVRIGGTVAKGAQVRLSLNGEVFTVDAVSDSSLPEGVATCPPHMVSRSWSAPGWVSLEIMAPAERIGTESAV; translated from the coding sequence ATGGCAAAAATCGTAATCGACGGCCGCGAGGTTGAAGCACGTTCAGACGTGAACCTTCTGCAGGCCTGTCTCGAGGCAGGGGAAGACCTGCCCTATTTCTGCTGGCACCCGGAACTCGGGTCTGTCGGTGCATGCCGCCAGTGCGCCGTCAAGCAGTATGCCAATGCCGACGACACACGCGGTCGTATCGTCATGGCTTGCATGACGCCGGTGACTGAAGGCGCGATCATCTCGGTTGAAGACCCCGAAGCCAAGGAATTCCGCGGCGAAGTGGTCGAGTGGCTGATGACGAACCACCCGCATGACTGCCCGGTTTGTGAAGAAGGTGGCGAATGTCACCTTCAGGACATGACCGTGATGACCGGTCATCGCGAGCGTCGCTATCGCTTCGACAAGCGCACCCACAACAATCAGGAACTCGGTCCTTTCGTGAAGCACGAAATGAACCGCTGCATCGCCTGCTATCGTTGCGTGCGTTTCTATCGCGATTATGCGGGCGGCCAGGATCTGGGCGTGTTTGCCTCGCACAACAACGTCTATTTCGGCCGTCATGAGAGCGGTACGCTGGAGAGCCCCTTCTCCGGTAACCTCATCGAGGTCTGCCCGACCGGCGTGTTCACCGACAAGCCGTTCTCGAAGATGTACAGCCGCAAATGGGACATGCGCGGCGCACCGTCTGTCTGCTCCAACTGCGCAACAGGCTGCAACACCATCATCAATGAGCGCGCTGGCAAGGTTCGCCGTACGCTCAACCGCTATAATGATGAGGTGAACCGCTACTTCCTGTGCGATCGCGGTCGCTTCGGTCATGGCTGGGTCAATGCCCCGACGCGCCTGCGTTCGGCTGGTTATGTGATCAATGGCGACATGACGCCGGTACCGGCCCAGGCCGCACTGGATCATTTCGGCAAGATCGCGGCTTCGGGCAAGCTGGTGGGCATCGGCTCGCCGCGCGCGTCGCTGGAATCCAACTACGCCCTGCGCAAGCTCGTCGGTGCCGAGAATTTCTCTACCGGCATGGCCGAGCCGCAGCATAGCCTGGTCAAGCTGGCAGCGTCGCTTCTGGCCACTGGTCCGGCGCGCATCGCTACCATGCATGAGATGGAAACCGCTGACGGCGCCCTGATCCTGGGTGAGGATGTCTCGGCAACTTCGCCGCGCATGAGCCTGGCACTGCGCCAGATCAAGCGCACGGCCTTCAACAAGGCTGCCGATCAGGCCCGTGTCCCTCACTGGATGGACGCCTCGGTGCGTACGCTGGGTCAGGACACGATTTCGCCGCTGTTCGTAGTGTCGCCCACGGTGACCGATCTGGACGGTTTCGCGCAGGATGCCATCCGCGCCATGCCGGAAGATGCGGCACGTCTCGGCTTTGCCATCGCACATCGCATCGACGCGTCGGCCCCCGATGTGACTGGTCTCACCGAAGCCGAGGCGGCTTCCGCTTCGCTCATTGCTGAAGCCCTGCTGGCTGCCGAGAAGCCCCTGCTGGTTTCGGGCCTGCAATACGCTTCGGCTGCCCTGCTTCAGGCAACGGCCAACATTGCCTCTGCTCTGGCTGCCAAGGGCAAGACGCCGCTCATCAGCTTCGTCCTGCCGGAAGCCAACTCGATGGGCCTCGCGCTGATGGACGGGCTCTCGCTCGACGAGATCGCCGCTCGCGCCGCCGATGCCACGCTGATCGTTCTCGAAAACGATCTGAGCCGCCGCCTCGATGGTGCGCAGTTCGAGGCGCTGGTGGGGAGTGCGGCCAACCTCGTGGTGCTTGATCATTCGGTCACCCCGACGGCCATTCGCTCTCAGATCACCTTCCCCTCGGCAGCCTATTCCGAGACGGATGGCACGCTGGTCAGTGCCGAGGGCCGCGCCCAGCGCTTCTTCCAGGTGGTCTATCCCGACGCCCCGCTTCAGGCGGGCTGGCGCTGGATTGCCGATATGGCGCAGGCCGCTGGCCTCAGCCATGTGCAGCCCTGGGGCAAGCTGGACGATCTGATTGCCGAGATTGCCGCGACGATGCCGGTTTTCGCCCGCATCCCCGAGGCAGCACCGGGTTCGGACTATGAACTCGAAGGCACGCCGCTGCGCAGCCAGACGCATCGCGTCAGCGGACGTACGGCCATTCGTGCCAATATCAGTGTGCGCGACATTCCGCCGCCGAGCTCGCCCGACACACCGCTGCATTCCACGATGGAAGGCTCCTACAGCACCGACATGCCCGGCACGCTCGTGCCGTTCTATCAGGTGCCCGGCTGGAACTCCGAGCAGTCGCTGAACCGTTTCCAGCAGGAAATTGGCGGCAAGATGCGTGGTGGTGATTGCGGCGTGCGTCTGGTGGAAGGGGTAGCCAATGCGGCAGGCTCCTATGCCATGGACGTGCCGTCGGCTTTCGCCCCGCGTGCCGGTCAGTTCATGCTTCTGCCGGAAGCCCGCGTATTCGGTACGGATGAGATGAGCATGATGGCCCAGCCTATTGCCGAGCGCGCCGCCCCTGCGGTGGTGCGTATCGGTGGTACCGTGGCCAAGGGTGCTCAGGTCCGTCTGTCGCTGAATGGCGAAGTGTTTACGGTCGATGCCGTCTCTGACTCTTCTCTTCCCGAAGGTGTCGCCACATGCCCGCCGCATATGGTGTCCCGCTCCTGGTCGGCACCGGGCTGGGTTTCTCTTGAAATCATGGCGCCTGCCGAGCGTATTGGAACGGAGAGCGCGGTATGA
- the nuoI gene encoding NADH-quinone oxidoreductase subunit NuoI — translation MLGILRTIWMTFLHMFHRNETVQYPDVKPYLSPRYRGRIVLTRDPSGEERCVACNLCAAACPVDCISLQKGEKEGRWYPEFFQINFSRCIFCGFCEEACPTYAIQLTPDFEMSEYVRQNLVYEKEDLLISGPGKVHDYSFYNVSGLKIPGKNKGEAENEAKPIDIHALMP, via the coding sequence ATGCTTGGTATTCTCCGCACCATATGGATGACGTTCCTGCACATGTTTCATCGCAATGAAACGGTGCAGTATCCGGACGTCAAACCGTACCTGTCCCCCCGCTATCGCGGTCGTATCGTCCTCACCCGCGATCCGAGCGGCGAAGAGCGCTGCGTGGCCTGTAATCTGTGCGCCGCGGCCTGCCCGGTAGATTGCATCAGCCTGCAGAAAGGCGAGAAGGAAGGGCGCTGGTATCCGGAATTCTTCCAGATCAATTTCTCACGCTGCATCTTCTGCGGTTTCTGTGAGGAAGCCTGCCCGACCTACGCCATTCAGCTCACGCCCGATTTCGAGATGAGCGAATATGTGCGCCAGAACCTGGTTTACGAGAAGGAAGACCTCCTGATCAGCGGACCCGGCAAGGTACATGATTACAGCTTCTATAATGTGTCGGGGCTCAAGATCCCGGGCAAGAACAAAGGTGAAGCCGAAAATGAAGCCAAGCCTATCGACATTCATGCACTGATGCCCTGA
- the nuoK gene encoding NADH-quinone oxidoreductase subunit NuoK gives MTAADPNGALIVAVILFSLGALGVLVRRNLLFMLMSTEIMLNAACLAFIAAGNRWHMADGQVMFIMVVAFAAAESAVGLAIILRMHAAGRSTLDADTGNRLGG, from the coding sequence ATGACTGCTGCCGATCCCAATGGCGCGCTCATTGTCGCCGTCATACTCTTTTCACTCGGAGCGTTGGGCGTCCTTGTACGCCGCAACCTGCTCTTCATGCTGATGTCGACCGAAATCATGCTCAATGCCGCTTGCCTCGCGTTCATCGCGGCGGGCAATCGCTGGCATATGGCGGATGGTCAGGTCATGTTCATCATGGTGGTCGCCTTCGCTGCTGCGGAATCCGCAGTTGGCCTGGCCATCATCCTGCGCATGCATGCAGCCGGACGCTCCACGCTAGATGCCGATACCGGCAATCGTCTGGGGGGTTAG
- the nuoL gene encoding NADH-quinone oxidoreductase subunit L — protein MPIPAIVWGVSLVAMLLPLVIFCPLAVSIILMLTGGKLPARATTLLVGAGMGLCALFAVISAYSFLSGPDSLGSLHVVLWNWMNVGSFNAQIALTLDRLSLVMMLVVSCVGFLILVYACAYMYDDEDIARFFTYMTLFVASMLLLVLASDLLGVFIGWEGVGLCSYLLIGFWYGEQANAIAARKAFVVTRVGDALFLLGMLLMATAVGSLDIPTLLAVGPHAAPRTLTLGMFLLLGGAMAKSAQVPLQTWLPDAMAGPTPVSALIHAATMVTAGVYLLARLHGLFVLTPLAMFACAIVGFVTILLAAGSALVQTDIKRILAYSTMSQLGYMYLALGCGAWHAAMFHLVTHAFFKALLFMAAGSIILRVHHEQDIFKMGGLRKDMPWVFAAFLIGSAALAGLPLITAGYFSKELILGSAYDLSPIFWAGALFGAFLTSIYIFRCVFIVFWGGHRTHAHGKSGIAMALPMGILSVLAIAGGWMEMPDAIAHVHIFSNLLSPVLGALPEEHNTSLLILGSLVPIAGVTIAWTLWRPKGEAPVAAESPAISTLRADWGFDTLYDRVFVRPFMVLAHLNRRDFIDRFYDLVAALTQGGGYAVAKLQSGQVRRYAGWIAAGTVAALCLAV, from the coding sequence ATGCCGATACCGGCAATCGTCTGGGGGGTTAGTCTCGTGGCCATGCTGCTTCCGCTTGTCATTTTCTGCCCCCTGGCGGTCTCCATCATCCTGATGCTGACCGGGGGCAAGCTCCCCGCACGGGCAACGACGCTTCTCGTCGGTGCCGGTATGGGGCTTTGTGCGCTTTTCGCCGTCATTTCGGCCTATAGCTTCCTTTCCGGCCCAGACTCGCTCGGTTCGCTGCACGTCGTGCTGTGGAACTGGATGAATGTCGGCTCCTTCAACGCCCAGATCGCGCTCACGCTCGACCGGCTCTCACTGGTCATGATGCTGGTGGTGTCCTGCGTCGGCTTCCTCATTCTCGTCTATGCCTGTGCCTACATGTATGACGACGAGGACATCGCGCGTTTCTTCACCTACATGACCCTGTTCGTTGCCTCCATGCTTCTGCTGGTTCTGGCATCGGATCTGCTGGGTGTGTTCATCGGGTGGGAAGGCGTGGGCCTTTGCTCCTATCTGCTCATTGGCTTCTGGTATGGCGAGCAGGCCAATGCCATCGCCGCACGCAAGGCCTTCGTGGTTACGCGTGTTGGCGATGCACTGTTCCTGCTGGGTATGCTGCTGATGGCAACAGCCGTTGGCTCGCTGGACATCCCGACGCTTCTGGCCGTCGGCCCCCATGCCGCACCGCGTACGCTGACGCTGGGGATGTTTCTGCTGCTGGGTGGTGCGATGGCCAAATCGGCCCAGGTGCCGCTCCAGACCTGGTTGCCTGACGCCATGGCCGGCCCGACGCCAGTCTCGGCGCTCATCCATGCTGCGACCATGGTCACGGCGGGTGTCTATCTTCTGGCGCGTCTGCATGGTCTGTTCGTTCTCACGCCGCTGGCAATGTTCGCCTGCGCCATTGTGGGTTTCGTGACCATTCTGCTCGCTGCGGGCAGCGCTCTGGTCCAGACCGACATCAAGCGCATCCTCGCCTATTCCACCATGAGCCAGCTCGGCTACATGTACCTCGCGCTCGGCTGCGGCGCCTGGCATGCCGCCATGTTCCATCTCGTCACGCATGCCTTCTTCAAGGCTCTGCTCTTCATGGCGGCGGGTTCGATCATCCTGCGCGTCCATCACGAGCAGGACATCTTCAAGATGGGTGGTCTGCGCAAGGACATGCCGTGGGTGTTTGCAGCCTTCCTGATTGGTTCGGCTGCACTGGCGGGTCTGCCGCTGATCACCGCCGGTTACTTCTCGAAAGAGCTCATTCTGGGCAGCGCCTATGATCTGAGCCCGATCTTCTGGGCCGGTGCACTGTTTGGTGCCTTCCTGACCTCCATCTATATCTTCCGCTGCGTGTTCATCGTGTTCTGGGGCGGGCATCGCACCCACGCACATGGCAAGTCGGGCATCGCCATGGCCCTGCCCATGGGGATCCTGTCCGTGCTCGCCATTGCGGGCGGCTGGATGGAAATGCCGGATGCCATCGCACACGTGCATATCTTCTCCAATCTTCTTTCCCCCGTGCTCGGTGCCCTGCCTGAAGAGCACAATACCAGCCTGCTCATTCTCGGCTCTCTCGTGCCGATTGCCGGCGTGACCATCGCCTGGACGCTGTGGCGCCCGAAAGGCGAAGCACCGGTTGCTGCCGAAAGCCCTGCCATTTCGACGCTGCGCGCCGATTGGGGTTTCGACACGCTGTATGACCGGGTTTTCGTACGGCCGTTCATGGTGCTTGCCCATCTGAACCGTCGTGATTTCATCGATCGTTTCTATGATCTGGTTGCAGCCCTGACCCAGGGCGGTGGATACGCTGTTGCGAAGCTGCAGAGCGGCCAGGTGCGTCGCTATGCCGGCTGGATCGCAGCAGGAACGGTTGCAGCTCTTTGTCTGGCGGTATGA
- the nuoH gene encoding NADH-quinone oxidoreductase subunit NuoH, with translation MMPIVWPILVIVVTVFGVLGVAAVSTMLERRLLGVFQDRPGPNRVGPFGLFQVIADAMKMLFKQDWIPPFADKPVFLVAPIIGFLAVLLCFGVVPITPIWGVAGELNVGLLFIFGMLGLGVYSVVLAGWSSNNKYALLGGMRAAAQMISYEVFMGLSVMGVVMAAGSFSIRDIVEAQTHCWFIIPQCLGAVIFLLAGIAETHRLPFDFPEGENEIGAGFHTEYSGMKFGMFYLAEYAGVALSSALITTLYLGGWHGPFLPPFLWFAIKVFLLICFYILLRAALPRPRYDQLMSFGWKVLLPLSLLNILVTGAVVLLRAGV, from the coding sequence ATGATGCCCATCGTGTGGCCAATTCTTGTGATCGTCGTGACCGTCTTTGGCGTTCTCGGCGTCGCAGCGGTCTCGACCATGCTGGAGCGCCGCCTGCTTGGCGTGTTCCAGGATCGCCCCGGCCCTAACCGCGTCGGCCCGTTCGGCCTGTTTCAGGTCATCGCCGATGCGATGAAGATGCTGTTCAAGCAGGACTGGATTCCGCCTTTTGCGGACAAGCCGGTCTTTCTTGTCGCGCCGATCATCGGCTTTCTAGCCGTTCTGCTTTGCTTCGGAGTCGTGCCCATCACCCCCATCTGGGGTGTGGCGGGTGAGCTGAATGTCGGCCTGCTTTTCATCTTCGGCATGCTGGGCCTTGGCGTTTATTCGGTGGTTCTCGCCGGGTGGTCGTCCAACAACAAATACGCCCTGCTTGGTGGCATGCGTGCCGCCGCCCAGATGATCTCCTATGAAGTGTTCATGGGCCTGTCGGTCATGGGCGTTGTCATGGCGGCCGGTTCGTTCAGCATTCGCGACATCGTGGAAGCCCAGACCCATTGCTGGTTCATCATCCCGCAATGCCTGGGTGCCGTGATCTTCCTGCTTGCCGGTATTGCCGAAACGCATCGTCTGCCTTTCGACTTTCCGGAAGGTGAAAACGAAATCGGCGCAGGCTTCCATACCGAGTATTCGGGCATGAAATTCGGCATGTTCTACCTTGCCGAATATGCCGGTGTCGCACTCAGCTCGGCCCTGATCACCACGCTCTACCTTGGTGGCTGGCATGGCCCGTTCCTGCCGCCCTTCCTGTGGTTTGCGATCAAGGTTTTCCTGCTGATCTGCTTCTACATCCTGCTGCGCGCAGCACTGCCCCGTCCTCGTTACGACCAGCTGATGTCCTTCGGCTGGAAGGTGCTGCTGCCGCTGTCTCTTCTTAACATTCTGGTCACCGGCGCGGTCGTTCTGCTGCGCGCGGGCGTCTGA
- a CDS encoding NADH-quinone oxidoreductase subunit N, with product MSFSFLPNAVLVLCLGSLVQLAAISWRRHVVRDAILCVIVLLASLASIMLPTVLVMTGATPLFAPDTWASFAGALIILSALAIVLMSRHGAISADPSVNSEYFLLLTLATLGGVAMTGAVHFVSFFLGLETLSLALLGLIAFHNQRLDAGEAAMKYLLLSGVASATMVFGFALIYAETGSLRFAAPDLSHVPEPIIGVMGVILILSGMFFKLSAVPFHLWLADVLEGTSVPVAALVAVTSKIALFAAMLRYFSAVNLYAPSAQVNEILIVAVLSMLGGNLMAVVQTDLRRLLAGSSIAHVGYLLVAFLSPGPFGVASAAFYLAAYAISTLGVFAIMNGVLPQGTDIREWHGLFRRKPAAALAMSIMLISLAGIPPAVGFFAKFYVAAAGVSAHRTLLLFVLIASSTIGLFYYLRLILIMLTPAPADRETRAELTAPTPVNAALITVLACATILLGICPSTLVQRSQSLVVAPPLPAAPATLP from the coding sequence ATGTCTTTCTCGTTCCTCCCCAATGCGGTGCTGGTGCTGTGCCTCGGAAGCCTGGTGCAGCTCGCAGCCATCTCCTGGCGGCGTCATGTCGTTCGTGATGCCATTCTGTGCGTGATCGTTCTTCTGGCATCGCTGGCCTCGATCATGCTGCCGACCGTGCTCGTCATGACGGGTGCCACCCCGCTTTTTGCCCCCGATACATGGGCCTCTTTTGCCGGTGCACTGATCATTCTCTCCGCACTGGCAATCGTGCTGATGTCGCGCCATGGCGCCATCAGTGCTGACCCGAGTGTGAACAGCGAGTATTTCCTGCTGCTTACCCTGGCCACACTGGGTGGCGTGGCCATGACCGGCGCGGTTCATTTCGTGTCGTTCTTCCTTGGTCTCGAAACGCTCAGCCTGGCCCTGCTTGGCCTGATTGCGTTCCACAACCAGCGTCTCGACGCCGGTGAAGCCGCGATGAAGTATCTGCTTCTTTCGGGTGTCGCATCGGCCACGATGGTGTTCGGTTTTGCGCTGATCTACGCCGAGACCGGATCGCTGCGCTTTGCAGCCCCCGATCTCAGCCATGTTCCCGAGCCGATCATTGGTGTGATGGGGGTTATCCTCATCCTGTCAGGCATGTTCTTTAAACTGTCTGCCGTGCCGTTCCATCTCTGGCTGGCCGATGTGCTTGAAGGCACGTCCGTACCGGTGGCCGCCCTGGTCGCCGTGACATCCAAGATCGCGCTTTTTGCGGCCATGCTGCGCTACTTCTCCGCCGTCAATCTCTATGCGCCCAGCGCACAGGTGAACGAGATCCTGATCGTGGCCGTGCTCAGCATGCTGGGTGGTAACCTGATGGCCGTGGTGCAGACGGATCTGCGTCGCCTGCTCGCCGGGTCGTCCATCGCGCATGTTGGCTATCTGCTGGTGGCTTTCCTGTCACCGGGGCCGTTCGGCGTGGCTTCGGCTGCCTTTTACCTGGCGGCCTATGCGATCTCGACGCTTGGCGTGTTTGCCATCATGAACGGTGTGCTGCCCCAGGGTACCGATATCCGTGAATGGCACGGGCTGTTCCGTCGTAAGCCTGCTGCAGCGCTGGCCATGTCGATCATGCTGATTTCGCTGGCAGGTATCCCCCCGGCAGTCGGCTTCTTTGCGAAGTTCTATGTGGCGGCTGCGGGCGTTTCGGCCCATCGCACGCTTCTGCTCTTCGTTCTGATCGCCAGCAGCACGATCGGTCTGTTCTATTATCTGCGCCTGATCCTGATCATGCTGACGCCTGCGCCAGCAGATCGCGAGACCCGCGCGGAACTGACGGCGCCCACGCCGGTCAATGCAGCACTGATCACTGTGCTGGCCTGCGCCACCATCCTGCTGGGCATTTGCCCGAGCACGCTGGTCCAGCGCAGCCAGTCTCTGGTTGTGGCCCCGCCTCTCCCTGCGGCGCCAGCAACCTTGCCCTGA
- the nuoJ gene encoding NADH-quinone oxidoreductase subunit J, producing the protein MNIMLELYGLIAIGATALAITRTIPVHGLLYLVVSLLALACMFEELGAPFAAMLEIIVYAGAIMVLFVFVVMMINLGQPDQLREKGWFAGGAWIGPSVISLLLMGLLVYGVSHNTMAVGTVGAPIGPKAVGLTLYGPYILTVELSSFLLLAGLVSAYHIGRRIGGKS; encoded by the coding sequence ATGAATATCATGCTTGAACTCTATGGGCTGATCGCCATCGGCGCGACCGCGTTGGCGATTACCCGCACCATCCCCGTTCACGGCCTGCTTTACCTTGTCGTGTCGCTTCTGGCGCTCGCCTGCATGTTTGAAGAGCTGGGCGCGCCTTTTGCCGCCATGCTCGAAATCATCGTCTATGCCGGCGCGATCATGGTCTTGTTCGTGTTTGTGGTCATGATGATCAATCTGGGCCAGCCCGACCAGCTTCGTGAAAAAGGCTGGTTTGCCGGTGGCGCCTGGATTGGCCCCAGCGTGATTTCGCTGCTGCTGATGGGTCTGCTGGTCTATGGCGTGAGCCACAACACCATGGCGGTGGGCACCGTTGGCGCGCCGATCGGCCCCAAGGCGGTCGGTCTGACGCTTTATGGCCCCTATATCCTGACCGTCGAGCTTTCCTCGTTCCTGCTTCTGGCAGGACTTGTGAGCGCCTATCACATCGGCCGCCGGATCGGAGGGAAATCCTGA